ACGAACTTCGTGCAAGCACGAACTCAGCCCCCAGCAGTCGCATGCCGTCGGCGGGCAGCCATCCGGTGTCCACCGTGCGCGGCGCGAGCCGGACGCCGGTGCGGCCGCGCAGGCGGACGGCGTCCGCGGTGGGCTGGCGGTGCGAGAGGGCCACGCCGAGGTGGAGCAGGGGATCGTTTCCTTCGTCTCCATCCAGGGCGAGCCCGCTGAGGCGGCCGGTCAGGCTCCAGTCCGACCCGGGCCGCTTGTCGTAGCCGTCGCTGTCGCGGAAGGCGCCCACCGCCCAGGCGACGCGGTCACCGGGAAGCCGGTCGTGGACCATGAAGCCGAGGTTGCGGCCGGGCGCCAGGGCCGTGACCGCGGCCGGGCGCGCGATGAAGGAGTGGGAGTTCGACGACTGCTGGATCGAGAGGCTGAACGGCTCCTTGAAGTGGCCCGCGCGGAACGTGGCCGCGCCGTCGTTGGGCGTGGCCTCGATGAAGACGTCCGTGGGCACGATGTCACCGCTCGCGATGTCGTGCTCGATCTTGAACGTGAACCGGTCGAGGAACTCGCCGTTCAGCACCAGGCGGGCGCGCCGCCAGTCGACGCCGTCCTCGAACTCGAACCGTTCTTCCAGGGCCGGGTCGGGAGAGGAGGAGCTGGCCTCGACGTGGACTCGCCCGCCGACGCTGACCGAGAACCGGTCCTTCCCGTCTTCGGTGTGCCGGGCGGCCGCGGCGGTGGCGATGGTGATCAAGGCGGCAGTCGTCAGGAAACGGAGCACTCGCGATCCTCGCTGTGTGGGAGTGAGTCTCGTTGGCGGCGCCACGGAGGCAGCCGCCCGCGCGGCCGGTCGACGGGGACGATGTTCAGAGAGCGTGAAGAGTTCGTGAAGGACCGCGCGCCGGAAGAACGGCTTTATCGCTTGTTCACGGAAGGCTCGCTAGCCTCGAGTAGGGTCAACGGCAATTGAGGATCCAGGACGTTCCATGAGCGCCACGAAGGTCGTCGTCATCGAAGACGAGCCGGACATCCTCGAGCTGATCGAGTACAACCTCCGGCGTGAGGGCTTCGAGGTCGCGACGGCGACCACCGGCCGGACCGGTCTTTCCGTGATCGGTCGCGAAAAGCCGGACATCGTGCTGCTCGACCTGTTGCTGCCCGGCCTGGACGGTTTGGATGTCTGCCGTCGCCTTCGCGCCGTGGAATCGACGCGCGACCTGCCCGTGATCATGGTCACGGCTCGCGGCGAGGAGGGCGATGTCGTCCTGGGGCTCGGCGTCGGTGCCGACGACTACATCCACAAGCCCTTCAGCCCGCGCGAACTGGTCGCCCGTGTCCGGGCGGTCCTCCGGCGGGGGCCGATGCGCGGCAGCGATCCGGATCGGAGAGTCGTTCGTGGGCCGCTAGCGATCGACCCGGTCAAGCACCGGATCAAGGTCGACGGCCGGCGTCTGGAGCTCACGCCCACCGAGTTCCGCCTGCTGCACTTCCTGGCCTCGCATCCAGGCCGCGTGTTCACCCGTGGCCAGCTCCTGGACCGGGCGGTCGGCGACCGGGCCGTGGTCATCGACCGGAACATCGACGTCCATGTCCGTGCGGTGCGCAAGAAGCTCGGACCGCACCGCGGCCTGATCCGGACCGTGCGCGGCATCGGCTACTGCTTCCGCGACGAAGAGGCCTAGCGGCGGATCGGCCCGGGTGTAGGTTGTAGGGAGCCGGCTCGGTTGCTTCGCTGCCGCCCGGGACCTTCCATGACTCGCTCACCTCTGTTCTGGCGCCTGTTTCTGGGCGGTATCACGCTGCTGGTTTCGGGGTTCCTGCTGGGCGGAGCGGTGGCCTCGGGATTGGTCGGCGCGGTCCTGGTCTGGACCGCGGCGCTCCTGGCCGGCGTCGGTGTGGGGCTGGCCGCCGGACGACTGGCGAAGCGGGCGCGGCGTCTGCTGGCAAGGGCCACGGCGCTCGGCTACCCCGCGCAGGCAGGAGATGGCGGCCGTGGCGACGAGTTCGCCCGCCTCGAGGTCTTTCTCGAGGAGAACGAGGCGCGCTTCGTGGAGCACGTGGAGCAGCTCAAGGCGGAGCGCAACCAGTTGACGGCGGTGCTGGGCGGCATGGTCGAAGGGGTGGTGGCGATCGATCGCGACCGGCAGGTGCTGCACCTGAACGCGGTGGCCGCGAACTGGTTCGGACGCCCGGCGCCGGAGTTGGCGGTCGGGCGTCCGATCTACGAACTGTCGCGGCAGCCGGAGATCTCGGGGGCGCTGATCGAGGCGATGGAGAAGCGGACGCAGGTGAGCCGGACCTTCGCGCTGGTGCGGCTGGCCGGCGAGGACGGCGGCCCTAACAGGTTCGAGCTCAACGCGTCGCCCCTGCTCTCGTCCCGGCGGGACGGCGAACCGGTCGAAGGGGCGGTGGCTGTGATCCACGACATCACGGAGCTGGAGCGGCTGGAGAGTGTGCGCCGCGACTTCGTGTCGAATGTCTCGCACGAGCTGA
This portion of the Acidobacteriota bacterium genome encodes:
- a CDS encoding porin; amino-acid sequence: MLRFLTTAALITIATAAAARHTEDGKDRFSVSVGGRVHVEASSSSPDPALEERFEFEDGVDWRRARLVLNGEFLDRFTFKIEHDIASGDIVPTDVFIEATPNDGAATFRAGHFKEPFSLSIQQSSNSHSFIARPAAVTALAPGRNLGFMVHDRLPGDRVAWAVGAFRDSDGYDKRPGSDWSLTGRLSGLALDGDEGNDPLLHLGVALSHRQPTADAVRLRGRTGVRLAPRTVDTGWLPADGMRLLGAEFVLARSSFWLQGEVLSAQVDLLPVGSPDGRSARFDAQYVEAGWFLTGERKPYSRSSRSFTRLRPKAPMPEGRGAWELAARWDHIDLSRGSVLGGSQQSLSVALNWYLRSNLRFLGNYVSTDPAGAGSVEHVGLFLHFDF
- a CDS encoding response regulator encodes the protein MSATKVVVIEDEPDILELIEYNLRREGFEVATATTGRTGLSVIGREKPDIVLLDLLLPGLDGLDVCRRLRAVESTRDLPVIMVTARGEEGDVVLGLGVGADDYIHKPFSPRELVARVRAVLRRGPMRGSDPDRRVVRGPLAIDPVKHRIKVDGRRLELTPTEFRLLHFLASHPGRVFTRGQLLDRAVGDRAVVIDRNIDVHVRAVRKKLGPHRGLIRTVRGIGYCFRDEEA
- a CDS encoding ATP-binding protein gives rise to the protein MTRSPLFWRLFLGGITLLVSGFLLGGAVASGLVGAVLVWTAALLAGVGVGLAAGRLAKRARRLLARATALGYPAQAGDGGRGDEFARLEVFLEENEARFVEHVEQLKAERNQLTAVLGGMVEGVVAIDRDRQVLHLNAVAANWFGRPAPELAVGRPIYELSRQPEISGALIEAMEKRTQVSRTFALVRLAGEDGGPNRFELNASPLLSSRRDGEPVEGAVAVIHDITELERLESVRRDFVSNVSHELKTPLTAIHGYVETLLDADPIDDPTRGRFLRKIRRQSNRLGALVSDLLTLSRIESSAEPPEGVLDLRSPAGEVLNLLGPASEERGLELIAEFPEEAVEVLGEEEAIRQAVSNLVDNAVKYSSAGGRVVVRLQARNGRAVLEVEDRGPGIASEHLDRIFERFYRVDRARSRELGGTGLGLAIVKNVARRHGGGVEVESERGRGSTFRLWLPAAE